The Hydrogenophaga crocea genome contains a region encoding:
- a CDS encoding ankyrin repeat domain-containing protein yields MRASDGVTALLVCALLGGCASHGEQALALRERLEQGASTPEDQQRWFTSPQATAEAARAAREQPPRLATPLDQRLLNAAAEGDAAAVREALKEGALVNATDALGRTPLLLAARAGDLETARVLLRAGAEPEGRPHAGATPLSAAVVRGHLQMVRLLLKAGAEPDAAPPSEPTPLVLAARLGLGGVAQALLAAGANPEARDRSGDSLLLIAINSDQPALLDALLARGADPNRADSSGLSPLYWAEQLQRPDLALRLQAAGARDGLRQQSLRASGPYRTEDF; encoded by the coding sequence ATGCGCGCTTCTGACGGCGTGACGGCGCTGCTGGTGTGCGCGCTGCTGGGCGGCTGTGCCTCGCACGGCGAGCAGGCGCTGGCCCTCCGCGAGCGCCTGGAGCAGGGCGCGTCCACACCCGAGGACCAGCAACGCTGGTTCACCAGCCCGCAGGCCACGGCCGAGGCCGCGCGCGCCGCGCGCGAGCAGCCCCCGCGCCTGGCCACGCCGCTGGACCAGCGCCTGCTGAACGCGGCCGCCGAGGGCGACGCGGCTGCCGTGCGCGAAGCCCTCAAGGAAGGCGCGCTGGTGAACGCCACCGACGCACTCGGGCGCACGCCGCTGCTGCTGGCGGCGCGCGCGGGCGACCTCGAAACCGCGCGCGTGCTGCTGCGTGCGGGCGCCGAACCCGAAGGGCGGCCCCACGCGGGCGCCACGCCCTTGTCGGCCGCGGTGGTGCGCGGCCACCTGCAGATGGTGCGCCTGCTGCTCAAGGCCGGCGCCGAACCCGACGCCGCGCCGCCCAGCGAGCCCACGCCGCTGGTGCTGGCGGCGCGCCTCGGCCTGGGGGGCGTGGCGCAGGCGCTGCTCGCGGCCGGCGCCAACCCCGAGGCGCGTGACCGTTCGGGCGACAGCCTGCTGCTCATCGCGATCAACAGCGACCAGCCCGCGCTGCTCGATGCCCTGCTCGCGCGCGGGGCCGACCCCAACCGCGCCGACAGCAGCGGACTGTCGCCCCTGTACTGGGCCGAACAACTGCAGCGCCCCGACCTCGCCCTGCGCCTGCAAGCGGCCGGCGCGCGCGACGGGCTGCGCCAGCAAAGCCTGCGCGCGAGCGGGCCCTACCGAACGGAGGATTTCTGA